In Saccharothrix syringae, the following are encoded in one genomic region:
- a CDS encoding glycosyltransferase family 4 protein, protein MRVLMLSWEYPPVVVGGLGRHVHALATCLAAQGHEVVVLCRQPTGTDAATHPTTDEVVDGVRLVRVAEDPAHLVFERDLVAWTLAMGHAMTRAGLALLRGWRPDVVHAHDWLVTHPAVALAEASGAPLVATVHATEAGRHGGWLSQVLNQQVHSVEWWLANRADALITCSAAMRAEVAHLFEVDAGAITVLHNGIEPRRWRVRPAGVAEARARYSPAGEPLLLFFGRLEWEKGVQDLIAALPRVRRWWPGTRVVVAGTGTHRDWLVEQARKHRVLRSVTFAGHLSDRSLAAVLAAADAVVLPSRYEPFGIVALEAAAAGAPLVASTAGGLGEVVLDGETGLSFAPGDVDGLARAVRAVLDDRPAAARRARAAKARLATDFDWGRIARGTAEVYRAAEVRAHEPLGRPKIATGNAFL, encoded by the coding sequence ATGCGCGTGCTGATGTTGTCGTGGGAGTACCCGCCGGTGGTCGTGGGCGGCCTGGGCCGGCACGTGCACGCGCTGGCGACCTGCCTGGCCGCGCAGGGGCACGAGGTGGTCGTGCTGTGCCGGCAGCCGACGGGCACGGACGCGGCCACGCACCCGACCACCGACGAGGTCGTCGACGGGGTGCGGCTGGTGCGCGTGGCCGAGGACCCGGCGCACCTGGTGTTCGAGCGCGACCTGGTGGCGTGGACGCTGGCCATGGGGCACGCGATGACGCGCGCGGGCCTGGCGCTGCTGCGCGGCTGGCGGCCGGACGTGGTGCACGCGCACGACTGGCTGGTGACGCACCCGGCGGTCGCGCTGGCCGAGGCGAGCGGCGCGCCGCTGGTGGCGACGGTGCACGCGACCGAGGCCGGCCGCCACGGCGGGTGGCTGTCGCAGGTGCTCAACCAGCAGGTGCACTCGGTGGAGTGGTGGCTGGCCAACCGGGCGGACGCGCTGATCACGTGCTCGGCGGCGATGCGCGCGGAGGTCGCGCACCTGTTCGAGGTGGACGCGGGCGCGATCACCGTGCTGCACAACGGGATCGAGCCCCGGCGGTGGCGGGTGCGGCCGGCCGGCGTGGCGGAGGCGCGGGCCCGGTACAGCCCCGCGGGCGAGCCGCTGCTGCTGTTCTTCGGGCGGTTGGAGTGGGAGAAGGGCGTGCAGGACCTGATCGCCGCGCTGCCGAGGGTCCGGCGGTGGTGGCCGGGGACCCGGGTGGTCGTGGCGGGGACCGGGACGCACCGCGACTGGCTGGTGGAGCAGGCGCGCAAGCACCGGGTGCTGCGGTCGGTGACCTTCGCGGGTCACCTGTCGGACCGGTCGCTGGCGGCGGTGCTGGCGGCGGCGGACGCGGTGGTGCTGCCGTCGCGGTACGAGCCGTTCGGCATCGTGGCCCTGGAGGCGGCCGCGGCCGGCGCGCCCCTGGTGGCCTCCACCGCCGGTGGGCTGGGCGAGGTCGTGCTGGACGGGGAGACCGGGTTGTCGTTCGCGCCGGGGGACGTGGACGGGTTGGCGCGCGCGGTGCGGGCGGTGCTGGACGACCGGCCCGCGGCGGCGCGGCGGGCGCGGGCGGCGAAGGCGCGGCTGGCGACGGACTTCGACTGGGGGCGGATCGCCCGGGGGACGGCGGAGGTGTACCGGGCGGCGGAGGTGCGGGCGCACGAGCCGCTGGGGCGGCCGAAGATCGCCACGGGCAACGCGTTCCTGTGA
- a CDS encoding IclR family transcriptional regulator has protein sequence MGNRGNGRSVTSRALDLLGAFDVEHPTLTLSELAARCGMPKATAHRLVGELEAWRALERNADNRYQVGSRVWEIGLLSPVPRRLREIAMPFMQDLYERSKENIHFAVRKGHDALYIAKLTGHRAVPIISREGTRLPLHPTGVGKALLAFSSSEFIETYCARPLARCTRHTIVEPGRLRRELALVRARGYALTNEEMTLGSRSVAVPVFGTDGRVEAALGVVMHSVCGGLTRHVPDLKSEAAKITQAMNDHRTDPYPGFVHDLPHEG, from the coding sequence ATGGGCAACAGGGGTAACGGTCGCTCGGTCACGTCGCGCGCGCTGGACCTGCTCGGCGCGTTCGACGTCGAGCACCCGACTTTGACGCTGAGCGAGCTGGCCGCGCGGTGCGGCATGCCCAAGGCGACGGCGCACCGGCTGGTGGGGGAGCTGGAGGCGTGGCGGGCGCTGGAGCGCAACGCCGACAACCGCTACCAGGTCGGCAGCAGGGTGTGGGAGATCGGCCTGCTCTCGCCCGTGCCGCGCAGGCTGCGGGAGATCGCGATGCCGTTCATGCAGGACCTCTACGAGCGCAGCAAGGAGAACATCCACTTCGCGGTGCGCAAGGGCCACGACGCGCTCTACATCGCCAAGCTGACCGGGCACCGGGCCGTGCCGATCATCTCGCGCGAGGGCACCCGGCTGCCCCTGCACCCGACCGGGGTGGGCAAGGCGCTGCTGGCCTTCTCCAGCAGCGAGTTCATCGAGACCTACTGCGCACGACCGCTGGCCCGGTGCACCCGGCACACCATCGTCGAGCCCGGCAGGCTGCGCCGGGAGCTGGCCTTGGTCCGGGCCCGCGGCTACGCGCTGACCAACGAGGAGATGACGCTCGGGTCGCGCTCGGTGGCCGTCCCGGTGTTCGGCACCGACGGCCGGGTCGAGGCCGCGCTCGGGGTGGTCATGCACAGCGTGTGCGGCGGCCTCACCCGCCACGTGCCCGACCTCAAGTCCGAGGCGGCCAAGATCACGCAGGCGATGAACGACCACCGCACGGACCCGTACCCCGGGTTCGTGCACGACCTGCCGCACGAGGGGTAG
- a CDS encoding nucleoside/nucleotide kinase family protein, whose product MSWSQLAGSVAAGVAVTAIAATCRALWSRRRVPRALHHRVSRRGYLATVLRTSRDHDVAGLDAFVPNLQPSGGSGVLHDIQAEWERINGALGVRLVTREHQDCLRAGAELLSRGIEVRVAAAAADSDDLSYHVFSGRLHHTVLNHRDGDRDRPNRLDGMSPAKVFQTHFEDVWARSAPLEAVLADHLLRSLRRCGDLAEIADRLRDLRTRYRLDPVAEEAVVRHFAFRHSAPVVFVTGLPGAGKSLLRRRLAAKLTAMRFQVDELTDYVYAYHDFMHRVMRLDGNRGTGFTAEAGGAFRVSSEQDLTPALTALAQRVWRNQGGTPVTLVEFARSDVVEALNTFGAAVLSSARVIHVRAPAEVRSARLESRAQPPRLEVVEPSINVIVSDDHRLPSAVAESIYASDNFGRLRAHEGVVGRVHAIDNEVDDPGHARLDEALTGFIEEVVRPYRALSA is encoded by the coding sequence GTGTCCTGGAGCCAGTTGGCCGGTTCGGTCGCGGCGGGCGTGGCCGTGACCGCCATCGCCGCCACCTGCCGCGCCCTGTGGAGCAGGCGGAGGGTGCCCAGGGCGCTGCACCACCGCGTGTCGCGCCGCGGCTACCTGGCCACCGTCCTGCGCACCTCGCGCGACCACGACGTGGCGGGGTTGGACGCATTCGTGCCGAACCTCCAACCCTCCGGGGGCAGCGGGGTCCTGCACGACATCCAGGCCGAGTGGGAGCGGATCAACGGCGCCCTGGGCGTGCGCCTGGTGACCAGGGAGCACCAGGACTGCCTGCGGGCCGGCGCGGAACTGCTGAGCCGGGGCATCGAGGTCCGCGTCGCCGCCGCCGCGGCCGACAGCGACGACTTGTCGTACCACGTGTTCTCGGGCAGGCTGCACCACACCGTGCTCAACCACCGCGATGGCGACCGCGACCGGCCCAACCGCCTCGACGGCATGTCACCCGCCAAGGTGTTCCAGACCCACTTCGAGGACGTCTGGGCCCGGTCCGCCCCGCTGGAGGCCGTGCTGGCGGACCACCTGCTGCGGTCGCTGCGCCGGTGCGGCGACCTGGCGGAGATCGCGGACCGGCTGCGGGACCTCAGGACCAGGTACCGGCTGGACCCGGTGGCCGAGGAGGCGGTGGTGCGGCACTTCGCCTTCCGCCACTCGGCACCGGTCGTGTTCGTCACCGGGCTGCCGGGCGCGGGCAAGTCGCTGCTGCGGAGGCGCCTGGCCGCGAAGCTGACCGCGATGCGGTTCCAGGTGGACGAGCTGACCGACTACGTCTACGCCTACCACGACTTCATGCACCGGGTGATGCGGCTGGACGGCAACCGCGGCACCGGGTTCACCGCGGAGGCGGGCGGCGCGTTCCGGGTGTCCAGCGAGCAGGACCTGACCCCGGCGCTGACCGCGCTGGCCCAGCGCGTGTGGCGCAACCAGGGCGGCACCCCGGTCACGCTGGTGGAGTTCGCACGGTCGGACGTGGTCGAGGCGCTGAACACCTTCGGCGCGGCGGTCCTGTCGTCCGCCCGGGTGATCCACGTGCGGGCGCCCGCGGAAGTCCGCTCGGCGCGCCTGGAGTCCCGCGCGCAGCCGCCGCGCCTGGAAGTCGTGGAGCCGAGCATCAACGTCATCGTGTCCGACGACCACCGGCTGCCCAGCGCGGTGGCCGAGTCGATCTACGCCTCGGACAACTTCGGCAGGCTGCGCGCCCACGAGGGCGTCGTGGGCCGGGTGCACGCCATCGACAACGAGGTGGACGACCCCGGGCACGCCCGCCTGGACGAGGCGCTGACCGGTTTCATCGAGGAGGTCGTGCGGCCCTACCGGGCGTTGAGCGCGTGA